From Methanosarcina lacustris Z-7289, one genomic window encodes:
- the fpoA gene encoding F420H2 dehydrogenase subunit FpoA, translating into MIGDTMSGIIDNYIPVAIFLVVGLVMPPITMFLVKQLSPRSKAASKYTTYESGSVPTGTARIQFNVEYYLYAIAFVLFDIEVLFLYPWATVYKGHGITSIAVVEMFAFIFILLFGYVYLWKKEALTWVK; encoded by the coding sequence CTGATAGGTGATACAATGTCTGGAATAATTGATAACTATATACCGGTTGCAATATTTCTTGTCGTGGGACTGGTCATGCCGCCCATTACAATGTTTCTTGTAAAGCAACTGAGTCCGAGGAGCAAAGCAGCCAGCAAATACACGACATACGAATCGGGTTCCGTTCCTACAGGAACTGCCAGGATCCAGTTCAATGTCGAGTATTATCTCTATGCGATTGCTTTTGTTCTCTTTGATATTGAGGTGCTTTTCCTTTACCCATGGGCTACAGTCTATAAGGGGCATGGAATTACCTCAATTGCAGTAGTTGAGATGTTTGCATTTATCTTCATACTGCTCTTCGGATACGTTTATCTCTGGAAAAAGGAGGCCCTCACATGGGTGAAGTGA
- the fpoB gene encoding F(420)H(2) dehydrogenase subunit B produces MGEVKETKTDYSKETPEEIPGVITTTTSAIHNFLKKTKAQDVINWGRKNSLWFMTQPMGCCGVEMIATGCAHYDTDRFGIIPRNSPRHADVMIISGYVTKKYLPALKRLWEQMPAPKWVLAMGDCSISGGPFYESYSTVQNIDEIFPIDVFIPGCPPRPEALIQGFVELQKKITAKKDRGTDY; encoded by the coding sequence ATGGGTGAAGTGAAGGAGACAAAAACGGATTACTCAAAAGAAACTCCGGAAGAAATCCCCGGTGTTATCACAACAACCACCAGTGCAATCCACAACTTCCTTAAGAAAACCAAGGCTCAAGATGTGATCAACTGGGGACGGAAAAACTCGCTCTGGTTCATGACCCAGCCAATGGGCTGCTGTGGCGTGGAAATGATCGCTACGGGCTGTGCCCACTATGATACTGACCGCTTCGGGATCATACCAAGGAACTCTCCAAGGCATGCGGATGTCATGATCATCAGTGGTTATGTGACAAAAAAATATCTTCCGGCCCTGAAGAGGCTCTGGGAACAGATGCCTGCTCCGAAATGGGTTCTCGCTATGGGAGACTGTTCGATCAGCGGCGGTCCCTTCTATGAGTCCTACAGCACGGTGCAGAATATCGATGAGATCTTTCCTATCGATGTTTTCATTCCCGGATGTCCTCCCAGGCCCGAAGCCCTGATCCAGGGGTTTGTGGAACTGCAGAAAAAAATAACAGCCAAAAAAGACCGGGGAACGGATTACTGA
- the fpoC gene encoding F420H2 dehydrogenase subunit FpoC has product MDARTIIESLTGKFPEAISEAGIESPIRIRAYVDKEKAKEVCQYLKDSLQFDHLCSVCGVDYPPRNELESVYHIASYDHPVVLMLKARLPRNAPEIESIVPVYWNANWYERETYELYGIVFKNHPNLKPLLLPEEMLGEWPLRKDYEGFPNKTARNLV; this is encoded by the coding sequence ATGGATGCCAGAACAATTATAGAATCATTAACCGGCAAATTTCCGGAGGCAATTTCCGAAGCCGGGATCGAATCCCCAATCCGTATCCGGGCATATGTGGATAAGGAGAAAGCAAAAGAGGTCTGCCAGTACCTTAAGGACTCCCTTCAGTTCGACCACCTCTGTTCCGTTTGCGGAGTGGATTATCCTCCGAGGAATGAGCTGGAATCAGTGTATCATATAGCTTCATATGACCATCCTGTAGTTCTTATGCTGAAAGCGAGGTTGCCCAGGAATGCCCCGGAAATAGAGTCTATTGTGCCGGTATACTGGAATGCAAACTGGTATGAAAGAGAGACCTACGAACTCTACGGGATTGTGTTTAAAAACCACCCGAATTTGAAGCCTCTGTTGCTCCCTGAAGAAATGCTGGGAGAGTGGCCTCTTCGAAAAGACTACGAGGGTTTCCCGAACAAAACCGCAAGAAACCTGGTGTGA
- the fpoD gene encoding F420H2 dehydrogenase subunit FpoD, producing the protein MEEMLESNEMIIHLGPQHPMQPGPFRLNLRLKGETVMDADVELGYIHKGIEKILENKTYLQGITIVDRICYLVALTNEECFVGCAEKLLGIEPPARSQYIRVILEELSRIQSHLLGLGEFGEFIGFVSMFMYTIKEREDILTLIDMVTGARVTHSYLKFGGVRDDLPAGFKEKALPVLNNLKKVISDYEEMFQSDRIYRERTAGVGILTADVAKSLGVSGPALRATGVPFDIRKNEPYLVYKDLDFKVCTETAGDCAARVQVRLNEMRESIYILEQCFDQIPNGPLFPEGTPYGRRTPVMRVPAGEVFHRVEDPRGEMGMYMISDGTDKPYRVKVRGPYFPTLQALPPLIKGTTVADVAAISGSMDGCTSEADR; encoded by the coding sequence ATGGAAGAAATGCTTGAATCAAATGAAATGATCATACACCTGGGCCCCCAGCATCCCATGCAGCCCGGACCTTTCAGGTTAAATCTGAGGTTGAAAGGGGAAACTGTGATGGATGCTGACGTGGAACTGGGTTATATTCACAAAGGCATTGAAAAGATCCTGGAAAACAAGACCTACCTTCAGGGAATCACGATAGTTGACAGGATCTGTTACCTTGTAGCCCTGACAAACGAAGAATGTTTTGTAGGCTGCGCCGAAAAGCTGTTAGGCATCGAACCTCCTGCGAGGTCTCAGTATATCAGGGTCATTTTAGAAGAGCTCTCCAGGATCCAGAGCCACCTGCTCGGTCTGGGGGAGTTCGGAGAGTTCATCGGCTTCGTGTCCATGTTCATGTATACGATTAAAGAAAGGGAAGATATCCTTACCCTGATTGATATGGTCACAGGGGCAAGGGTCACCCACAGCTACCTGAAATTCGGAGGGGTACGCGACGACCTGCCAGCCGGGTTTAAGGAAAAAGCTCTCCCTGTCCTGAACAACCTCAAGAAAGTTATTAGCGATTATGAGGAAATGTTCCAGTCGGATAGAATTTACAGGGAAAGGACCGCAGGAGTCGGAATCCTGACTGCAGATGTTGCAAAGAGCCTTGGGGTTTCCGGACCTGCTCTGCGGGCAACGGGTGTTCCCTTTGATATACGGAAGAACGAGCCATACCTTGTGTATAAAGACCTGGACTTTAAGGTCTGCACGGAAACTGCAGGAGACTGTGCTGCAAGGGTGCAGGTCAGGCTTAACGAGATGCGGGAAAGTATCTACATCCTCGAACAGTGCTTTGACCAGATCCCGAACGGACCTCTATTTCCCGAAGGAACCCCTTACGGCAGAAGGACTCCTGTAATGAGAGTTCCTGCAGGTGAGGTATTCCACAGGGTCGAAGACCCAAGAGGGGAGATGGGAATGTACATGATCTCCGATGGCACTGACAAACCTTACAGGGTAAAAGTCAGAGGACCCTACTTCCCGACTCTTCAGGCTCTGCCCCCTCTCATTAAAGGCACAACAGTTGCGGACGTTGCAGCGATTTCAGGAAGTATGGACGGCTGCACCAGTGAAGCGGACAGGTGA
- the fpoH gene encoding F420H2 dehydrogenase subunit FpoH, whose protein sequence is MIEIPEFIIPFIPWIRGLVGLSLVGAIFLGAMGAVWLERKLSAAIQFRYGPSRVGKFGLLQLVADAIKLFTKEDLRPKNADRMLFDNATIFMMSSVFLMLVAIPVGAVFINGVEYPLAATEMDISVLYIEAMSALTIFGIFMIGYGSNNKYSLLGAFRNFARMVGYEVPLGITVVSVGIMTGSLNIVEIASAQGLHWNIFMQPIGFIVFFIALMADMGRLPFDQNESEEELVAGWITEYSGMRFGLGFFAEYIHMILGSFLVALLFLGGWNVPVFISNNPVLGFIVPTGFLLLKTVLVLMTIIGMRWAVPRFRIDQVVDLSWKKLLPLALLNLVWAVGLGLYLGA, encoded by the coding sequence ATGATAGAAATTCCTGAATTCATAATTCCCTTTATCCCCTGGATCCGCGGACTTGTCGGTCTATCTCTTGTGGGTGCCATCTTCCTTGGAGCAATGGGTGCTGTCTGGCTTGAGCGTAAACTCTCAGCCGCCATCCAGTTCAGGTACGGGCCTTCAAGGGTAGGCAAGTTCGGGCTCCTGCAGCTGGTTGCTGACGCTATAAAGCTCTTTACAAAAGAAGACCTGAGGCCGAAGAATGCCGACCGCATGCTCTTTGACAACGCCACGATCTTCATGATGAGCTCGGTCTTCCTTATGCTTGTCGCAATCCCTGTAGGTGCAGTCTTCATCAACGGGGTCGAGTACCCTCTGGCTGCAACCGAGATGGATATCAGTGTTCTTTATATCGAGGCAATGTCTGCCCTTACCATTTTCGGAATTTTTATGATTGGCTACGGTTCTAACAACAAATATTCTCTTCTTGGAGCTTTCAGGAACTTTGCCCGGATGGTCGGGTATGAAGTGCCCCTCGGGATCACTGTTGTCAGTGTTGGCATAATGACAGGTTCCCTGAACATAGTGGAAATTGCCAGTGCCCAGGGGCTTCACTGGAACATCTTCATGCAGCCGATTGGATTTATTGTCTTCTTTATTGCACTTATGGCTGATATGGGGAGGCTTCCTTTCGACCAGAATGAGTCTGAAGAAGAACTGGTCGCAGGATGGATTACCGAATACAGTGGAATGCGTTTCGGTCTCGGTTTCTTTGCCGAGTATATCCATATGATCCTCGGTTCCTTCCTTGTTGCACTCCTTTTCCTTGGCGGCTGGAACGTGCCGGTTTTTATCTCAAACAACCCGGTGCTTGGCTTTATTGTCCCCACAGGTTTCCTGCTTCTTAAAACCGTGCTTGTGCTGATGACAATCATCGGAATGAGATGGGCTGTTCCAAGGTTCAGGATCGATCAGGTTGTAGACCTGAGCTGGAAGAAACTTCTCCCTCTGGCCCTTTTGAACCTCGTCTGGGCAGTGGGCCTTGGACTCTATCTGGGGGCTTAA
- the fpoI gene encoding F420H2 dehydrogenase subunit FpoI, with translation MVLKNIRYALKNIPKKRVTRLCPEVETPLSDRFRGLQILDKSKCIGCGICANTCPNNTIKIIKAPIAPGSSKQRWFPEIDIGHCLFCGFCIDQCPKGALSSGKEYTRGIVKWAHKDMLMTPDKLAREVDIDEGDEK, from the coding sequence ATGGTTCTTAAAAACATCAGATATGCGCTTAAAAACATCCCTAAAAAACGCGTGACCAGGCTGTGCCCGGAAGTGGAAACTCCGCTCTCCGACAGGTTCAGGGGGCTTCAGATCCTCGACAAAAGCAAATGTATAGGCTGTGGGATCTGTGCCAACACCTGCCCTAACAACACGATTAAAATCATTAAAGCCCCGATTGCTCCTGGCAGCAGTAAACAGAGGTGGTTCCCAGAAATCGACATTGGCCACTGCCTCTTCTGCGGGTTCTGCATTGACCAGTGCCCCAAAGGCGCTCTTTCAAGTGGAAAAGAATACACCAGAGGAATAGTTAAATGGGCTCATAAAGACATGCTCATGACTCCTGACAAACTCGCAAGGGAAGTAGATATCGATGAAGGTGATGAAAAATGA
- a CDS encoding NADH-quinone oxidoreductase subunit J, which translates to MIGIETIGAALEMAVFGLLAIITVFFAIFVVIAKDVVRAGLSLIMCMFGVAALYILLNAQFLGVVQVLVYIGAIGVLILFAVMLTKRELGGGSDAN; encoded by the coding sequence ATGATCGGAATTGAAACGATTGGAGCAGCTCTTGAAATGGCTGTCTTCGGACTCCTTGCGATTATCACAGTCTTCTTTGCAATCTTTGTGGTTATTGCAAAGGACGTTGTAAGAGCCGGGCTTTCCCTGATCATGTGTATGTTCGGCGTTGCAGCTCTCTACATCCTCTTAAACGCTCAGTTCCTGGGAGTTGTCCAGGTGCTGGTCTATATAGGGGCAATCGGAGTGCTGATCCTCTTTGCAGTTATGCTGACAAAGCGTGAACTTGGAGGTGGGTCCGATGCGAATTAA
- the fpoJ gene encoding F420H2 dehydrogenase subunit FpoJ yields the protein MRINRLPALLVALLFVAVVVTGIFGTSWNTVSELPENPADPSNIEGIGMLIFTQYMVPFEVLSIVLLASLIGAIYMAKGEGNR from the coding sequence ATGCGAATTAACAGACTCCCGGCTCTTCTCGTAGCCCTGCTCTTTGTTGCTGTTGTTGTTACAGGGATTTTCGGGACTTCCTGGAATACGGTTTCGGAACTCCCCGAGAACCCGGCTGACCCGAGCAATATCGAGGGCATAGGTATGTTGATTTTCACCCAGTACATGGTGCCTTTCGAGGTTCTGTCAATTGTCCTGCTCGCATCCCTTATAGGAGCAATCTACATGGCAAAAGGAGAGGGCAACAGATGA
- the fpoK gene encoding F420H2 dehydrogenase subunit FpoK, whose product MTAIPLTFYLGLAALLFSIGLYGVMTHKSGIRIIMCIELMLNSANLNLVAFSSYTDTLNGQVFAIFSIALAAAEAAVGFAIFMAIYRMHDKINLDELNILRW is encoded by the coding sequence ATGACTGCTATTCCATTAACATTTTATTTAGGCCTTGCAGCCCTGCTCTTTTCAATCGGGCTTTATGGCGTGATGACACATAAAAGCGGAATCCGGATAATCATGTGTATAGAGCTCATGCTGAACTCCGCAAACCTGAACCTTGTGGCTTTTTCAAGCTATACGGACACCCTTAACGGGCAGGTCTTTGCCATTTTCTCGATTGCCCTTGCAGCTGCTGAAGCAGCAGTCGGGTTTGCGATTTTCATGGCAATCTACAGAATGCACGACAAAATTAACCTTGATGAGCTTAACATCCTGAGGTGGTAA
- the fpoL gene encoding F420H2 dehydrogenase subunit FpoL, which produces MVKTALEEFAFLIPLLPALAFAITFFFGKKMPSGGAIVPILAIAASFVISFAITLGLLANPEEVISQSHSWFAVLNLGVLIDPLAAVMLSMVSFVSLLIHIYAVSYMSHDTGKARYFAETALFTAAMLSLVLSDNILQLFVSWELVGLCSYLLIGFWFEKPSAAAAAKKAFLTTRIGDVMFLTGIIVLTSDLLKVAGGFQDGVYLLRFDEIFSYIPQLSALQANIFGFEISHLTIITLLFFGGAVGKSGQFPLHVWLPDAMEGPTTVSALIHAATMVTAGVYLVARTFPMFIAAPHSLMVVAYVGGFTALFAGTMGIVMNDLKRVLAFSTISQLGYMMLGLGLGSAIGLEAVGVSLFHLINHAFFKALLFLCAGSVIHAVGTQDMRELGGVGKVMPITAATMTIAALALAGFGIPGTSIGTSGFISKDAIIEAAYLFGEHSNNWIPYIFSIAAAFLTSLYIFRLIFMTFTGKPRSDYHGHESSAFMTIPLSILAFLALVFGALTHTGFMKFLEETFTNSFVSLDIGSLASIGGNELVEAAGHEPLFIKWLPLIMALAGLAIAFVIYYLRAVKLGPLASMKNPIYKLLYKRYYQHEIYTEFFSIGIVYGVIAFLTQVVDVIVDSIVEGIGIITVGVGEELRKIQTGVVQTYATVIIVGVSLLIILIKLMMEVL; this is translated from the coding sequence GTGGTAAAAACGGCTCTGGAAGAATTTGCATTTTTGATCCCCCTGCTTCCGGCACTGGCTTTTGCGATCACCTTCTTCTTTGGCAAGAAAATGCCTTCTGGAGGGGCAATCGTTCCCATCCTTGCCATTGCCGCCTCCTTTGTAATCTCTTTTGCGATTACTCTCGGGCTGCTGGCAAACCCCGAAGAAGTCATAAGCCAGTCCCATTCCTGGTTTGCAGTGCTCAATCTCGGAGTATTAATTGACCCACTGGCTGCAGTCATGCTGTCAATGGTTTCCTTCGTGAGCCTGCTGATCCATATTTACGCAGTTAGCTACATGTCTCATGATACCGGGAAGGCCAGGTATTTTGCAGAAACCGCACTTTTCACTGCGGCAATGCTTTCCCTGGTCCTCTCGGACAACATTCTGCAGCTCTTTGTTTCCTGGGAACTTGTCGGGCTTTGTTCTTATCTCCTTATTGGTTTCTGGTTCGAAAAACCCTCAGCTGCAGCCGCAGCTAAGAAAGCTTTCCTTACAACCAGGATCGGAGACGTAATGTTCCTTACAGGAATAATTGTGCTCACTTCCGATCTTCTTAAGGTTGCAGGCGGGTTCCAGGACGGAGTATACCTGCTTCGTTTTGACGAAATCTTCAGTTATATCCCCCAGCTTTCGGCTCTGCAGGCAAACATTTTCGGCTTTGAAATAAGTCATCTTACTATTATTACCCTGCTTTTCTTCGGAGGAGCTGTAGGAAAGTCCGGGCAGTTCCCACTGCATGTGTGGCTGCCTGACGCAATGGAAGGTCCAACAACCGTCTCAGCTCTCATCCATGCAGCAACAATGGTTACTGCCGGGGTTTATCTGGTCGCAAGGACCTTCCCGATGTTTATTGCAGCCCCTCACTCCCTGATGGTCGTTGCTTACGTCGGAGGTTTTACTGCTCTCTTTGCAGGCACCATGGGCATTGTGATGAACGACCTCAAGCGTGTGCTTGCGTTCTCAACCATCAGCCAGCTCGGATACATGATGCTGGGTCTGGGTCTCGGTTCGGCAATCGGGCTTGAAGCAGTTGGAGTCTCCCTTTTCCATCTGATTAACCATGCTTTCTTTAAGGCTCTCCTTTTCCTCTGTGCAGGCAGTGTAATCCATGCAGTCGGCACTCAGGATATGAGGGAACTCGGAGGCGTAGGAAAGGTAATGCCAATTACTGCTGCCACCATGACTATTGCAGCTCTTGCACTGGCAGGTTTCGGGATTCCTGGGACTTCAATAGGAACAAGCGGCTTCATTTCAAAGGATGCAATTATTGAAGCTGCATACCTCTTCGGAGAACACAGCAACAACTGGATCCCATACATATTCTCAATTGCTGCCGCCTTCCTGACATCCCTCTACATCTTCAGGCTTATCTTCATGACCTTTACAGGGAAGCCAAGAAGCGATTATCACGGGCATGAGTCCTCTGCCTTTATGACCATACCCCTCTCCATTCTGGCATTCCTTGCCCTTGTTTTCGGAGCGTTGACCCATACAGGATTCATGAAATTCCTTGAAGAGACCTTTACCAACAGTTTCGTGAGCCTTGACATAGGAAGCCTTGCCAGCATAGGTGGAAATGAGCTTGTAGAGGCTGCAGGACACGAGCCTCTCTTTATTAAGTGGCTCCCGTTAATAATGGCACTCGCAGGTCTTGCAATTGCTTTCGTGATCTATTACCTCAGAGCAGTGAAACTCGGGCCACTTGCTTCCATGAAGAACCCGATTTACAAACTGCTCTACAAGCGTTACTACCAGCACGAAATCTATACCGAGTTTTTCTCTATCGGTATAGTTTACGGAGTTATTGCTTTCCTCACGCAGGTAGTTGATGTGATCGTTGACAGCATTGTGGAAGGAATCGGAATTATCACAGTTGGTGTGGGCGAAGAACTCAGGAAGATCCAGACAGGAGTTGTTCAGACCTATGCAACTGTCATAATTGTGGGTGTGAGCCTGCTAATTATATTAATTAAATTAATGATGGAGGTACTCTGA
- the fpoM gene encoding F(420)H(2) dehydrogenase subunit M has protein sequence MLPVASLLILVPLIFAVVTFFTKTKDQAAGLGFLGSLVTLGLTLYAYLNFDSSTAAMQFYESVKWIPILGVNYSVGIDGISMPLILLNVLVIPLLILYSWKENREAPNRFYGLILTMQAAVIGVFVSLDFVVFYIFWELTLIPLFFIVNIWGGEKRTHASYKFFIYTHVASLVMLLGIFGLFYAALNQTGVATFDIRELITQFQFLQPGLMKDGIFLAILFGFLAKMPTFPFHSWLPEAYSEAPTAGSVLFILLKIGGYGLFRISLPMLPNTGNPHLMIMMLGLLGSVSIVYGALLALRQKDLKRMIAYSSLSHMGYVTLGAAGLVSLSVAGAMFQQFSHGLIMSILFMSAGAIQTSTGTRIINNLGGLAKKMPMLTVVMMVGFMASLGLPGLTGFIAEFLVLTFTFANLPVFVLIALLAIVITAGYHLWAMQRAMFGVYNEKLGDVRDINSLQVFSMATIALLVLYFGLNPSPVLDMMIKNSEAIVSLAAVLGV, from the coding sequence ATGCTGCCGGTCGCATCCTTGTTGATTCTGGTGCCGCTGATTTTCGCAGTCGTGACCTTTTTCACAAAAACAAAAGACCAGGCTGCAGGATTGGGCTTTCTCGGGTCTCTTGTGACTCTGGGCCTTACCCTTTACGCCTATCTGAACTTTGACAGCAGTACTGCTGCAATGCAGTTCTATGAATCTGTGAAGTGGATCCCCATCCTCGGGGTCAACTATTCAGTTGGAATCGACGGCATTTCCATGCCCTTGATCCTCCTGAATGTGCTTGTTATCCCACTTCTGATCCTTTACAGCTGGAAAGAAAATAGGGAAGCCCCGAACAGGTTCTACGGGCTGATCCTTACCATGCAGGCTGCAGTCATAGGAGTCTTTGTCTCCCTTGATTTTGTTGTCTTCTATATATTCTGGGAACTGACCCTTATCCCTCTCTTCTTCATTGTAAATATATGGGGTGGCGAAAAGCGGACTCATGCGTCCTATAAGTTCTTTATCTACACGCATGTCGCTTCTCTGGTAATGCTGCTCGGGATCTTCGGACTCTTCTACGCAGCCCTGAATCAGACAGGTGTTGCTACATTTGATATAAGAGAGCTGATCACCCAGTTCCAGTTTTTACAACCCGGCCTGATGAAAGATGGGATCTTCCTTGCAATCCTCTTCGGGTTCCTGGCAAAGATGCCTACCTTCCCCTTCCACTCGTGGCTTCCGGAGGCATATTCTGAGGCACCTACCGCAGGCAGTGTACTCTTTATCCTGCTCAAAATCGGGGGGTACGGACTTTTCAGGATCTCACTCCCGATGCTCCCTAACACCGGAAATCCCCATCTGATGATCATGATGCTGGGCCTGCTTGGCTCTGTCAGCATAGTCTATGGGGCTCTTCTGGCTCTGCGGCAAAAAGACCTCAAGCGCATGATCGCTTACTCCAGTTTGAGCCACATGGGATATGTTACTCTGGGAGCAGCCGGCCTTGTTTCACTTTCGGTTGCAGGCGCTATGTTCCAGCAGTTTTCCCACGGGCTTATCATGAGCATTCTGTTCATGTCTGCAGGAGCAATCCAGACCAGCACAGGCACAAGGATCATTAACAATCTCGGTGGGCTTGCAAAGAAGATGCCAATGCTCACTGTGGTTATGATGGTCGGGTTTATGGCATCCCTTGGCCTTCCGGGGTTAACAGGCTTTATTGCCGAGTTCCTGGTCCTGACCTTCACCTTCGCGAACTTGCCTGTCTTTGTCTTAATTGCCCTGCTGGCAATAGTGATTACTGCAGGTTACCACCTCTGGGCAATGCAGAGGGCAATGTTCGGAGTATATAATGAGAAGCTCGGGGATGTTAGGGACATAAATTCCCTGCAGGTATTTTCAATGGCAACTATTGCCCTTCTTGTGCTCTATTTCGGCCTGAACCCGAGCCCGGTGCTTGATATGATGATTAAGAATTCGGAAGCAATAGTCAGCCTTGCGGCTGTCCTGGGGGTGTAA
- the fpoN gene encoding F(420)H(2) dehydrogenase subunit N, with protein sequence MNDLMYLAPEIVLVATGLVVLLTGVFLSPKSKNVLGYLATLGILAALALTVKSFGLLTMDGFQVGYSIFSDTLSIDALSQFFKLVFLVVALIVSLASIKYTENSEHTEEFYTLMLFATVGMMVVASANDLIVLFCAFELASLATYALAGFEKQNPRSLEGAMKYFVIGSVSAALMLFGISFVYGATGTTSIPMIAANSGLLTQNPIGLVAVVLLVAGFGFKMALVPFHMWAPDAYQGSPSVVSALLAAGSKKMGFVAAFRIFIVALAALQPDWQLAFTILAVVTMTFGNVVAVAQTSVKRMLAYSSLAQAGYIAMAFAVMTPVALTGGIMYALAHAFMKAGAFIAAGVVVWMVSSEKTGNLNIPDHLDSFRGLGKRMPLAALSMTIFVFALAGIPPTAGFMAKFVLFSSTIQAGMTWLAVIAILNSALSLFYYARLVKYMYFMPPEGKKVSIPLPYAAALLVAVAGVLAMGLWPEPFVEMAMRAAMVLMPL encoded by the coding sequence ATGAATGATTTAATGTATCTTGCACCTGAAATTGTATTAGTTGCAACTGGACTGGTCGTACTCCTTACTGGAGTTTTCCTGTCCCCCAAGTCCAAGAATGTACTGGGTTACCTGGCAACTCTGGGAATCCTTGCAGCCCTTGCTCTGACGGTTAAAAGCTTTGGGCTTTTGACAATGGACGGCTTCCAGGTTGGATATTCGATTTTCTCAGACACTCTGAGTATCGATGCCCTCTCCCAGTTTTTCAAACTGGTCTTCCTGGTAGTTGCTCTGATCGTTTCGCTTGCCTCGATCAAGTACACCGAAAACAGTGAGCACACAGAAGAGTTCTACACTCTGATGCTCTTTGCAACCGTCGGGATGATGGTTGTGGCATCGGCAAACGATCTTATCGTGCTCTTCTGTGCCTTTGAGCTGGCAAGTCTTGCAACCTACGCTCTTGCAGGCTTTGAAAAGCAGAACCCCAGGTCCCTCGAAGGAGCCATGAAGTACTTCGTGATCGGCTCAGTCTCTGCAGCGCTCATGCTTTTCGGGATTTCCTTTGTTTACGGAGCAACCGGCACTACCAGCATTCCCATGATTGCTGCAAACTCCGGTCTCCTGACACAAAACCCTATAGGGCTTGTTGCAGTCGTGCTGCTGGTCGCAGGTTTTGGCTTCAAGATGGCTCTGGTCCCCTTCCATATGTGGGCTCCGGATGCCTACCAGGGGTCCCCTTCAGTTGTTTCCGCTCTGCTTGCAGCCGGGTCCAAGAAGATGGGATTCGTGGCAGCCTTCAGGATTTTCATTGTGGCTCTTGCAGCCCTCCAGCCTGACTGGCAGCTTGCTTTCACCATCCTGGCAGTGGTAACAATGACCTTCGGAAACGTAGTCGCAGTTGCCCAGACCAGTGTAAAAAGGATGCTTGCCTACTCCTCCCTGGCACAGGCAGGATACATTGCAATGGCTTTTGCCGTCATGACCCCTGTAGCTCTTACAGGCGGTATCATGTACGCCCTTGCCCATGCCTTTATGAAAGCAGGAGCTTTTATCGCAGCCGGAGTCGTTGTCTGGATGGTAAGCTCGGAAAAGACAGGCAACCTCAATATCCCCGACCATCTTGACAGCTTCAGGGGCCTTGGAAAGAGAATGCCTCTCGCCGCTCTTTCCATGACGATTTTCGTCTTTGCCCTTGCAGGCATCCCCCCGACTGCAGGCTTCATGGCCAAGTTCGTGCTTTTCTCCTCAACCATTCAGGCAGGCATGACCTGGCTTGCAGTGATTGCAATCCTGAACAGTGCCCTTTCACTGTTCTACTACGCACGGCTTGTGAAATACATGTACTTCATGCCCCCCGAGGGTAAAAAGGTCAGTATTCCTCTCCCATACGCAGCAGCCCTTCTGGTTGCAGTAGCAGGCGTACTGGCAATGGGCCTCTGGCCCGAACCCTTCGTGGAGATGGCTATGAGAGCAGCAATGGTACTAATGCCATTATAA
- a CDS encoding F420H2 dehydrogenase subunit FpoO: MTDCDLCGRAIPTVIPVRVFRPLLKFAYPEGVWKGLCETCLESAQKTHLTVDKNNTSCRRSKCALCGDKTGVFPVELQIPDFSKGVVKKDVDVCYRCLKAVDEASIRYKKEQIEQEHAHH; encoded by the coding sequence ATGACAGATTGTGATCTTTGCGGGCGTGCAATCCCGACCGTTATCCCGGTCCGGGTTTTCCGCCCCCTCCTCAAATTCGCTTACCCCGAAGGGGTCTGGAAAGGGCTCTGCGAGACCTGTCTCGAATCCGCCCAGAAAACTCACCTGACTGTAGACAAAAACAATACCTCATGCAGAAGAAGCAAATGCGCCCTCTGCGGAGATAAAACCGGAGTTTTCCCTGTGGAACTTCAAATTCCGGATTTCTCAAAAGGAGTCGTAAAAAAAGATGTAGATGTCTGTTACAGGTGCCTGAAGGCGGTTGATGAGGCTTCTATCAGATACAAGAAAGAACAGATTGAGCAGGAACACGCACATCATTAA
- a CDS encoding DUF433 domain-containing protein yields MELIIDMLAKDWPESEILRNYPGLIHEDIQACPGYASDFLRIYKNSFCA; encoded by the coding sequence GTGGAGTTGATTATTGACATGCTGGCTAAGGACTGGCCAGAATCTGAGATCCTGCGGAATTATCCAGGTCTTATACATGAAGATATTCAGGCTTGCCCTGGCTATGCAAGTGATTTTCTTAGAATCTATAAAAATTCCTTTTGTGCTTGA